Genomic DNA from Melopsittacus undulatus isolate bMelUnd1 chromosome 2, bMelUnd1.mat.Z, whole genome shotgun sequence:
GGGAAGCTTTGAGCCTCCATCCCAGCTGACCTTCATAGATGGGTACCAATgataaaaacatagaatcacagaatggtttgggttggaaaggaccttaagatcatccagttccaacccctgccatgggcagggacacctcacactaaaccatggcacccaaggctctgtccaacctggccttgaacactgccagggatggagcattcacagcttccctgggcaacccgttccagtgcctcagcaccctcacagtaaagagcttattccttgtatccaatctaaacttcccctgtttcagtctgaacccatcaccccttgtcctatcactgcagtccctaatgaagagtccatccccagcacctctATAGCCCTCTATAGCCCCTTTATAGGATGCAGGTGCACATCTCCTcatgcagggatgcaggtgcACAGCGGCACTGCTGATCTCCAGGGATTTCCTTGTCCAGAGATAAGCACAGATAGCAGGACCTTGGATGTCCCTATGTCCCTTTGCACATGCACCCTACATCAGGGTCCTCATTGTGCACCCCTGTACAGGCATTAATGAACCAGGGACACCTCCATACCCCCTCGGTGCACTCCTGCACCAAGGACCTCTCTATGCACCCCTCCTACACATGTACCCCATCACCAGGTACCTTCCTGTGCCCCCTTGCACAAGAACCCTTTGTGCCAAAGACCTTCCCCATGCACTCCAGCACTGCAGACCTCCCCATGCAGGGATGCATGTGCGCGCCAGCACCAGGGATTTCCCCATACAGGGATACACATGGACAGCAGCAACAATGATTTCCCTGTATAGGGATTCAGATGCACACCAGGATTTCCCTGTACAGGGATACACATGGACAGCAGCAACAGCCATTCACATGCACACCAGGATTTCCCTATACAGGGATGCACATGGACAACAGCACCAGGGATTTCCCCATTCAGGGATACACATGGACAGCAGCAACAGTGATTTCCTTGTATAGGGATTCACATGCACACCAGGATTTCCCTGTACAGGGATGCACATGGATACCAGCACCAGGGATTTCCCTGTGCACGCCTGCATGTGCAACCTGCATCAGGGTCCTCCTGCATGTATAGCCCTGCACCAAGAACCTCTCTGCATGTCCACCCCTGGATCAGGGATCTCTTCATACACCCCTTCACGTGCACCCCTTGCACCAGGGACCATCCTATGCACCCTTGCATGGCCAACCCTGCACCCACAACCACTGTGTGCACCCCTGCACCAAGGACCTTCCCAtgcaccccagcactgcagacctACCTGAGCAGGGATGCACATGGGCACCAGCACCTTGGAtctccctgtgcatccctgcaCCAGGGAGCTCTCCATACACCCTGCATGTGCACCCATGCACCAGGGACCAATCCATGCACCTCTGCATGTGCATCCCTGCACCAGGGACCTCCTTGTTCATCCCTGCACCAGGGACCAATACATATACCCTGCATTTGCACCCACATACCAGGGACCAATTCATGCACCCCTGCATGTGCACCCCTGCACCAGGGTCCTCTCTATACACCTCTGCATGTGCATCCCTGCACCAGGGATCAACTTGTACATCCCTGCATCAGGGATCAACTTGTACATCCGTGTACCAGGGACCAAACCATACACCCTGCATGTGCACTCCTGCATGTGCACCCCTGAACCAGGTACCTCTCTATACACCCCTGCATGGGCACCCCTGCATCAGGGATCAACTTGTATATCCCTGCATCAGGGACCAATCCATGCACCCCTGCATGGGCACCTCTGTACCAGGAACCTCCTTGTGCATCCCTGCACCAGGGACCTCTCCATACACCTCTGCATGGACATCCCTGCACCAGGTACCTCCTTGTACATCCCTGCACCAGGTACCTCCTTGTACATCTCTGCACCAGGGACCGATCCATGCACCCCTGCATGGGCACCCCTGCACCAGGATCCTCTCCATACACCTCTGCATGTGCATCCCTGCACCAGGGATCAACTTGTACATCCCTGCACTGGGGACCTCCTTGTACATCCCTGCACCAGGGATCAACTTGTATATCCCTGCATCAGGGACCGATCCATGCACTCCTGCATGTGCACCCCTGCACCAGGGACTTCTCTATATACTTCTGCATGTGTGTCCCTGCACCAGGGATCAACCTGTATATCATCCCTGCACCAGGGGCCTCCCCATGCACCCCTGCATGTTCATCCCTGCACCAGGTACCTCCTTGTATATCCCTGCACCAGGGACCTCTCCATACTCCTCTGCATGGACACCCCTGCACCAGGGATCAACTTGTACATCCCTGCATCAGGGTCCTCCCCATGCACCCCTGCACCAGGCACAGGGCACAGAGCCATGGGTCTCTCCGCAGGCTGGAAGTGCAGCTCCCAATGAGCCTGTCccagcctccatccctgcagccccagcaccctgccaaGAGCCTGACCTTTGGGCCAGGCGGCTGCAGGCCAAGGCCAGCCCCTGGTACCCAGCTCAGGCCAGCACTAACCCTCTCGCTCCCCATGGATCCCACCCCATGGACACTGTCACAGGTGTGGGTGCTGCCCTGGGGTGTGTGGGATCAAGGGATGTGTATCCCAGCCAGACCATCCCCTATGTTGGAGCTTGTTGGCTAATGAATTACAGGGTTTTAATTAAAGATAGAGCAAGGAACAAGAGACACAGCTATGGGTGACAGCAGCCACGTGCTCTGTGTCACCCAAGGGTGCTCAGAACcctgggagctgggaaggaaagaggCAAAATGGGCAGATCTAAGGGTGGTTTGGAAATGGAGAAGGATAGGATTAAATATGGGCAGGGTTAATGGGATCTGGGATAATTCACTCCCCTACCCCTGCTTTTGGCCTCATGATGGTCCCACCATAGGGTCTATGCTGCTGATAGGGTCCTCCCAATGCCCTCCAGCTTCTCCTTGCTCCATCCCACCTCCAACCTTCCTCCAAAGGGCAGTGGGGGCTCAATAACCAGGCAACCCATCAGCGCAGGCACCGGGGGAGGAAGCCAACATtcacccatccccatcctcccccTGCAACAGCTTTAATTATAGATTCCCACTAACACCACTAAATGAGAAAACTCCAAACCCTGGCCCCAAAAACCTGGTTTCTATGGAGATTTATGGAAAGGCAATGGATGGGATAGAGGTCCCAAGATGCCAACCTTTGCCCAAGGGATATATGGCCTGTGTATGGTGGATGAGCCACACTGGAgggaggatgctcagggtgGATGAGGGTGTTTTACGCAAGCATCCCTGGGAATGTGACCGCAGTGACTCCCTCTGGGAATCTCCCTATATCCCTAATGACTGTTTTGGGGTGCATTAGGGTGCATTAGGGTGCATCCACCCTGCTTGGGGAGCTGCAGGTGGGACAGCAGTGGTCGGGGCGCCGGGGGCCATGTTCCCATGACCCCTCTGCTCCCGCGAGGTGCTATATTTAAGTCAATACTTTCCTGTTTAATCCAACTGCTGCAAAGTCAACAACCAGAGCATGGCAGGAACATCCCTCATTTTCCATCCCCTGTGGGATTTGCCCATAGGAGAAACACACTTCCAGCTTGGCATGATGCTTATACCTTCACCGAACCCCCATATCCAGCCCCAATCCACCCTTACTCAGTGCTGGGCTCCTATACATACATGTGCAAATAGGTGCTGCCCATCCCAGCAGCTTATGGGATGCTGGAGGTGGAAAAGCTTCTCTATCTTGAGTTTTGGGGGGGTTCTTGCTCTCTTGGAAGCATCCTTCCTTCTTCAGTGCCTGCACTGTGCATGGAGCAGGACGTGATGCTAACGGCTCATAGGGAATTCAAAGCCTCGTACCCGGTGTCAGACACAGGGTGCAGGACCTTTTGTGCACCAGGACAGCTTGGCCGGCTCCAGCCCCATGGAGGATGTCTGGACAGCACCCAGGACAAACAGTGCTGCTGCGGAAGGAGAACAGCACGTTACCTCCCCACTTGGGACGTGCAGGGTGGCTGGACACAGTAAAGAGCTGGTGTTGCAGTGCTCACCTCTACCAAAGCCACCACCAAACTGGATAAGGGGGAGGGTTTGGGGGTGATGCTGAagggcatagaatcatagggaaccccagagtggtttgggttgaagggagcttaaagctcatccagttccacgggcagggaccccttccactggagcagctgctccaagcccctgtgtccaacctggccttgagcactgccagggatggggcagccacagcttctctgggcaccctgtgccagcgcctcagcaccctcccagggaacagcttctgcctcagagctcagctcagtctcccctctcttgggcaggttcaagccattccctaCAGGTCCTCATCCCAAGCCCCTCCAAAATACCCAACCCCAAGAGAATATCATAAAGGAGCATCCTGGGAGATAGTATTTTGGGAAGCCATTGCCATGCACATGCCAAACCCCATTACTAATCCCTTCACACCTTCATGTGTCAGAGACAGACACCAGGTCACCCCGACCATCACCCTGGCACATGGCCCCAGAATCCCCAAGCAGCGATGCCCATATCCCCAAGCAGATGACGACCTCAGCATGCCAGCCCTCTCCATTGAGTTAGGGAGGGGAAAAGCATAGCTAAATACAACATAAAGCTTATTTCTTCACTGTTGGTCAGGGAGCACATAAATCTCTGCTCCAAGCCAGCCTTCCTGGTGCCAAGTTATATCCGGTCCTCGATGCTCTTGCCTATAATTAAAGCGACTCCCTTGCAGAGCTCAGTTCCTCTtcattccccctccccagccagggctggtgccatctgaaataaaacatcCCAGCTCCACTCCATAATAAATCAAAGGGAGAACTCAAAATCCTGGTTTCAGTTATGTTATGGCTGCAGCACAAAGGCAGGAGAGAGATCTGAAGATACAGCTGCAGCGTTGCCCTTAAAAGGGAAAATTCGCACCCTCATTGCTGAAGCTGATGGGTTCAAGCAAGGTGAGGAGCAGCATCCCTGGTGCCCAGCCTAAGGGGTGGCCTGTGTCCCAGAGGTGATGCTCGGACAAACTGGGGTCCTGGTTGGGCTGGAGTTGGTGCAAATCCACCCAAAATGGTCCTAAAGTGAGCAGGGTTGGGGTGTATTGGGGTGTGGGGTCAGCAGAGCATCCCTAATAGCAGGGCCACCATAGGGcagcatccctggggcagagAGCTGACAGAATAAGGTCTAGATCTTTATAAACTACCCATATAAACCATCTAATATGCAAACCTACCATGTTAATAACTTAGAGGTGTTTCTCTATAAAGAAGTGCTGCTGGGTGCACTGCTTTGCCTTGAGGACCTGCTGATGTCCCCATGGTGTCACCAGCTGTGGCTATGAGAGGTCCCTTGCTAGCCAGTGCATCAATAGCACTTTTCATTCTGAGACTGGAGAGGACAAGAACCTCCTGGCCCATTGAGCCAAAATGCTGCAAAGTTCACCCAAAATCACTTCCAAGAAGGTTTGATGCAGGAGCCAGGAGCTCCCAGACCTCAGCCACCAATGGCTGTTGTCTGGCAATGGGGGTAAGAGCCAGAGGAGCTGAATGGGGTGCAGAGACCCACAGGAGAACACCTTGAGGGGAAtgatgctgcagggatgcaggagcctgGGAGAACATATTGGGACAATGATGCTGTGGGGATGTCAGACCCCAAAAGAACATCCATGGGGAATGATGATGCAAAGGTGCTGGATCCTAGGAGAATATCCTGGGGGGAATGATGTTGCAGGGATGCCAGATCCCAATAGAATAACTTGGGGAGAATAATACTGTAGGGATGCAGGATCCCAAGAGATTATACTGGGACAATGATGCTGTGGGGATGCCAGACCCTAAAAGAACATCCATGGGGAATGATGATGCAAAGGTGCTGGATCCCAGGAGAATGCCTTGGGGAATGATGTTGCAGGGATGCCAGACCCTAAAATAGTATCTTGGGGGAATGATGCTGCAGGAATGCTGGACCCCATGAATGTATCTCAAGGGGAACGGTGCTGTGGGGACAGCAGACCCTAAAAGAACATCTAGGGGGAATAATGCTGCAGAGATGCCAGATCCCAAAGGAATATCTTGGAAGGACAGTGATGTGGGGATGCTAGACCTCAGGAGATCATCTTGGGATGAATAACACTGTGGGGATGCCGGATCCCAAAACAACATCCTGGGGCAATGATGCTGCAGGGACCTGGATTGTGGGAGCAGGCAAAGGCTccacacagctctgccctggccagcAAGGGTTACACACTGGGCTCAGCCCTGAGGACTTCAcgcttggctgctgctgttggaaggGAACAGTCCTGCCCATCCTCCTCTATCAGCACCAAAGCCTGGAGCTATTAAAAGCCCGGTGGGTGCCGGAGCTGCTGTGCCGCAGGAGGAGGTGGTGCTGCCAAGCGCTTCCCGGCACAGACACCCGGAGATGGGAACCCAAGGCTGGCTTCAAACAACAGCCAAAGGGCCTGGAATGCCAAAAGCCTTCCCATGGGGGACCCTAAAGCACGTGGCTGCTCTTCAGGGTGATCAAACCACCCTGGTATCATCCCTCAAGCAGCATTAATACTTCCATCGCCAGGATAGAACTTTACCCAAGCATAATAACATGCACAAGAgggtttttcccccttttcccatgCTGCCAGCATGGCAAAGCTCATGGTCCAGAGGGAAGGTGGTTTTTTGGGGAGGAAAATACggatttgctttataaggggtgtgaaacccaagaaaaaaaggatCATTTAAGCCTTTCACACCAAGGAAAAGGCAGTTTTTGTTTCAGCATCTTGGGTTGGCCAAGAGCAACCCCATTTAGCAGGACCTTATGAGCAATAAACCCACCTTCCACTTAGATTTGGTGCTGTTTAACCTGAAATGTGCTTCTTCCCTCCCAAAAGATCATCTTTGTAGGTCACTCCTATAAACAAGACCTCATCCCGTTGGGACCACTGGAAAGGGCTGGGAAAGCTCTTGGCAGAGCATCCATAGGTGGGAATTTGTCCCACCGTAAGACACCCCCAAAGCCACCAATGCTTTGAAGGCTCATTCACCCCATGATGAAATGAAGGTGTTCTGAGGATGGATGGGCACTTACCACCTGTGGCTTGCTCCTGGGGCCATGCTCATTGGGTGGCCGTGGGCACCGGGGCAGccggggctgtggggcagcggGTGGAGAGCGGGGTCCATCCGCAGGACTGGGGGTCCCATCACCTGAGTTGAGGGACAGCATGTACCGCTTGGTGAcatcctccagggatggaggctggAGGCTTGGGAAGCCTTTACCGGATGGGCGTCCAGCAGCCGGTGCTGGGCTGTGGTTACCAGAGGGGACCAGTGGCTCGGGGACGGTGATGGGGACGAAGGTAGCGGGCTCACTGGTGTGCCGGATGTGCTTGGTGGCCGGGCGGCTCTTGGTGAGgatggtgggtgctggtggtggttgGTTCTCCTGGTGAGCAGCTCGGTTGGAGCGCTTCTTGGAGCTGCGCCGGGCGATGCGAGGGGACAACACATCAGCTAACATGGGGTCAAAGCCATAGCCAGGGCTTGGTGCTGCTGGTTGTGCCGAGAGGATGGGCTCGCTGCTGGATGGGGGGATGCTGGGTTCCAGCTCGCTGATGGCCTCACCAGGACCTTCAAAGGCACCGGTTGGAAGCTCACCGCGGCGGCTGGGGTCACTCAATGACTTCTTCTTGATGGTCTTGCCATTGCCCTTGTCATCGATGAGCTTTGCCATGGCACCAGGCTGGCTGACGATGGTTTGGATGAGGCTGCTGTAGTCCCGTGGCCCATCGCTGCCCAGGGACAGGTCGCTGCCTGCgctgcctgcactgcctgcaATGGTGGCAGGTTGGGGGATGCCCGTCTTGGTGCTCAATGAACCCAAGAGGTTGCTGTCAACAGAGAAGTTCTTTGCCTCCTCTGCCATTGAGCATCTCCGGTGGGGCATGGGGTCACTTAGGGAGCGGTAGGGCTCAGTGCCACCCTCATTGCCACCCTCCATGCCATTGGTACCCACCGAGGGGAACTTACGGCGGCGCCGCAAGCTGCCGGGCGTGCTGGGAGCCTCGGATTTGCCATTGGGAAGGTCTTCAACCGCCATGGTTGGGTGAGGATGAAGTGGCATCTCCGTGCCAgtggctgcagggctggtgtTGGGCAGTGTCCAGGCATCCACCCCTTCATGCAGGTCTTGGAAGGGCATCCCCATGGGTTCTGGCTCTGTGACGATGCCCTCGTCCGTCACGCTTGACTCGTGGCCTGATAGCTCCTCTATGGATTTCCTATGAGTGATGCTCTCCTCCAACTCTGCTTCCTTCAAACACCTTGTGGTCTCTGATCGTCCACCAAGGGTCACCTCCGTTGTCCCTGTCAATGCCACCATCTCAGCACCCTCCACACCTCCACTGTCCTTCTGCTCGGTCGTGAAGCCATAATCCTGCTGGGAACCCATCCTGCTGATCTTCTCAAAGACCTGCCTCGCCTCCTGGATGTACTGGTCCTGGATGACCATGGGCAGAGCATCCTCATCCCCCCGCTGTCCCCCATCCAAAGCCACCCGGTCCTGGCTGTCGGTGGTGGCCAGGAGGAGCTCGGAGGAGCTCTGCTTCATGGTGCTCTGTAGGAAAAGCCTCCGTGTCCCTGTTTTTTCGGTGAAGGATTTGGCACGACGCAAAGTGGCTGTCAGGTCCTTGAGTGTTGGCCGCTCACCCGGTGCCCAGCGGTTGAGGGGCTGAGCGGTGCCACGGCTGCCTGGGGATGTGCTGGTGATGCCGGAGCAGCCATCAGAGCCTGCATCAATGCCAATCCTCACCCCTTTCTTCTTCACCTTCAGCTCCGAGAGGTCTGATTTGAGGAAGCTGAGGAGCGTCAGGGTCTCGGTGGCGATGTCAGGGTTGGACAAAGACTTACGGTGCTTGGCTTGGTCCCCTTCCAGCCCCGGCTGGTGCAGGCTCTCGCTCCCAAAGTCCGGTTTTACCTTGGCTGTGCCCTGCGGCAGCTTGGGACGGACACGGACAGCCGGTTGTCCCCACGCCAGGCCATCACTGGTCCCAAAACTGGGTGATCTATAGATGCCATAACCCGCCTGGAGAGTCCGTCCTTGGTTGGGCCAACAGACCCCAAACTGTTCCTCTTCTTTCAGTGTCTCCGTGCTGGAATAACGACTGCTGCTGCGCGACCCACCAGGGCTGCTGAAGGGCAGGATGTTCACCTTGGACACACGGGCCACCACAGGCACGGGATGGCGAGGGATGACCCTCCCGCAGCCTTCGGCCTCAGCATCGCCACCCTCGGCGGGGCTCTCCCAACCACCGCTCTCCTGCTTCTTCTTCCGTGCGGCGCGGTGCCGATGGGCTCCGGTTTGCCCTTCGCCTTCGCTGCCCAAGGAAGCACGGGGGGAACGGGATGCGGCTGCCTCGAACTCCCCGTTGGAGcggggtgatggggaggaggaggagggtggtTGCGGTCGAGCCGAGTTATGCCAGGAATGCGGGCCGGGCTCCGGCGGAGCTCCGCGGGGAGAACGGAGCGCCGGGTGCGGGACGCGGCTGCGGGGTGGAGGCGGCGGCGGAGCTCCCCTCCCGGTGCCATTCCCGTTGCCATTCCCTATCCCGCTGCCATTCCCGGTTCCCCCCGTCGCTTGCCGGCAGCTCTCCCCGAAGAGTTTCCGCATCGCCGGGACGCTGGGCCAACGCGGCGGCTCCGCGTTCAACCCGGGGCCCGGCGGCGAcgacggcggcggcggcggtggaGCCGGGGACGGCGGCTGAGCCCCGGCATGAACCGGGCCCGTTGGCTCCGGCTCGGTGAAACGAAGCGAGAGCTGCCGCACCGATGGGGCCAGGCTGCCAACACCCCGGCCCGGTTGGTGCTCGGCGACCGACGGCGAAACTTTCCTAGCcgggaagaagaagaaggaggaggaggaggaggaggaggaggaggaggaggaaggcggGGAGGAGGCGGGCAGCAGACACCGACCCGCCGCTACCCCCCGACCGCTGCCCCCCTCCGCCATTGtctgcccccccccggccccaccgCCGCCTCCGCCCGCCCCCCGGCCCCTCcgcggcccggccccggccccgccgcaggcaccgcccggccccgctcctCCTCCGGGCTGCCCGAGGGCTTCATCCCTCCCGCTTTGTTTGcgctctccccttcccttctttctctcccttttctttccgCCTCATTTCggccttttcctcctccctccgcTC
This window encodes:
- the ARHGEF17 gene encoding rho guanine nucleotide exchange factor 17; the encoded protein is MAEGGSGRGVAAGRCLLPASSPPSSSSSSSSSSSSFFFFPARKVSPSVAEHQPGRGVGSLAPSVRQLSLRFTEPEPTGPVHAGAQPPSPAPPPPPPSSPPGPGLNAEPPRWPSVPAMRKLFGESCRQATGGTGNGSGIGNGNGNGTGRGAPPPPPPRSRVPHPALRSPRGAPPEPGPHSWHNSARPQPPSSSSPSPRSNGEFEAAASRSPRASLGSEGEGQTGAHRHRAARKKKQESGGWESPAEGGDAEAEGCGRVIPRHPVPVVARVSKVNILPFSSPGGSRSSSRYSSTETLKEEEQFGVCWPNQGRTLQAGYGIYRSPSFGTSDGLAWGQPAVRVRPKLPQGTAKVKPDFGSESLHQPGLEGDQAKHRKSLSNPDIATETLTLLSFLKSDLSELKVKKKGVRIGIDAGSDGCSGITSTSPGSRGTAQPLNRWAPGERPTLKDLTATLRRAKSFTEKTGTRRLFLQSTMKQSSSELLLATTDSQDRVALDGGQRGDEDALPMVIQDQYIQEARQVFEKISRMGSQQDYGFTTEQKDSGGVEGAEMVALTGTTEVTLGGRSETTRCLKEAELEESITHRKSIEELSGHESSVTDEGIVTEPEPMGMPFQDLHEGVDAWTLPNTSPAATGTEMPLHPHPTMAVEDLPNGKSEAPSTPGSLRRRRKFPSVGTNGMEGGNEGGTEPYRSLSDPMPHRRCSMAEEAKNFSVDSNLLGSLSTKTGIPQPATIAGSAGSAGSDLSLGSDGPRDYSSLIQTIVSQPGAMAKLIDDKGNGKTIKKKSLSDPSRRGELPTGAFEGPGEAISELEPSIPPSSSEPILSAQPAAPSPGYGFDPMLADVLSPRIARRSSKKRSNRAAHQENQPPPAPTILTKSRPATKHIRHTSEPATFVPITVPEPLVPSGNHSPAPAAGRPSGKGFPSLQPPSLEDVTKRYMLSLNSGDGTPSPADGPRSPPAAPQPRLPRCPRPPNEHGPRSKPQVDMRKHVIMTLLDTEQSYVESLRTLMQGYMKPLKQPENSLLCDPSLVDEIFDQIPELLEHHEQFLEQIHDCVQNWHEKQKVGDLLVQSFSKDVLVNIYSAYIDNFLNAKDAVRIAKEARPAFMKFLEQSMRENKEKQALSDLMIKPVQRIPRYELLVKDLLKHTPEDHPDHPFLIDAQRNIKQVAERINKGMKSAEEVERNARIVQEIESHIEGMEDLQAPLRRFLRQEMVVEVKAVGGKKDRSFFLFSDLLVCTTLKRKSGSLRRSSMSLYTAASVIDTASKYKLLWKLPLEDVDIVKGASQATNRESIQKSICRLDEDLSTLGQVSKLSETLSFPHQSLDDVIKDLMAAIHRELAEKQSLSFSMAFPPNKVELSTTKADGTENFIFEFPNPDARLGFEQAFEDAKKKLASSKNCLDPEFLKAIPIMKTRSGMQFSCASPSHGSPESSHEVWVCNSDGYVGQVCLLSIRKEPTVEACIAVCSARILCIASVPGLKRVYREPVGSPSSEPVPVQPEDAAPQPCLHISISGSSLELSEPVDGGNRELVPFDSDDTDDESSPSPSGTLQSQASHSTISSSFGNEEIPSCKEAAVETTSSEEEQEPGFMPITGTYGPNRHGESPTDGRALRRSSRGSFTRGSLEDLLSLDPEAHQSSMWLGTEDGCIHVYQSSDNIRNRKNSMKMQHAAAVMCILYLDNQVFVSLANGELVVYQREAGRFWDPQTSKSVSLGSPGSPITKMVAVAGKLWCGCQNRIMVLNTTTLAQEHTLHVGQDSGRSVTCMVSSGTGVWVALQSSAQVRLYHSTSYEQLAEADITPPVHKMLAGSDAIIRQHKAACLRITALLACKDLLWIGTSAGVVLTLSVSAKAAPVLVGLSQGHTGHVRFLTAIELPDGFEVLFPLPRESGAEKPSEAEKRDPSRPRAPALALSKPKMLVISGGDGYEDFRLTNSSETVGRDDSTNHLLLWRA